In Nostoc sp. GT001, a genomic segment contains:
- the rpsU gene encoding 30S ribosomal protein S21, protein MTQVFVGENEGIESALRRFKREVSKAGIFPDMRKNRHFETPLEKHKRKEVARHKQRKRNFRSN, encoded by the coding sequence ATGACCCAAGTATTTGTGGGCGAAAATGAAGGAATTGAGTCAGCTTTACGTCGATTTAAGAGGGAAGTTTCCAAAGCAGGTATTTTTCCAGACATGAGAAAGAATCGTCACTTTGAAACGCCTTTGGAAAAACACAAGCGCAAAGAAGTCGCTAGACACAAACAACGCAAGAGAAATTTCCGTAGTAATTAA
- a CDS encoding galactose oxidase-like domain-containing protein, whose translation MTQTNNKTNLQEETDLGTFIAQATATDKWQVLSYSAPILPIHAALLRTGKIFFFCGSGNDSTRLNTPYDSVVWDVNKGTFTRQAPPLDSNNQPMDLFCAGHSFRPDGLLLVAGGTLRYDPFYGSPYALMFDPIAEKWVKILSMNNGRWYPTVLTLGSGRVLAVSGPDKDGKLNIQPEIYSAFFPNGWNAFPTTSALPPYAHLFLLSSGKIFYSGAQMGPTQVTPRILTLPEAFTQSITETVVTGLQDIAFGDQAASLLLPPAQDQKVMILGGGSGKTATKRVNIVDLKASNPTYVAAKPLNYARMHHSAVILPDRTVFVCNGSQMNEDTTKSMLPAEIYNPATNTWTVVAKQTVPRVYHSVALLLPDGRVIAAGGNPQRTVNELRLEIYSPAYMSRSRPVIQSAPQILTYRQEFTIQTPQAANIKWVSFIRPMASTHSCDTEQRLVDAPIISRNATSLRVTVINNRNIAPPGWYMLFISDNNGTPSVATWAQIY comes from the coding sequence GTGACTCAAACTAATAACAAGACTAACCTTCAAGAGGAAACAGATTTAGGGACTTTTATTGCTCAGGCTACTGCTACAGATAAATGGCAAGTATTGTCGTATAGTGCCCCAATCCTACCTATACATGCCGCTCTACTTCGTACTGGTAAGATATTCTTTTTCTGTGGCTCAGGTAACGATTCAACTCGGTTAAATACTCCCTATGACAGTGTGGTCTGGGATGTCAACAAGGGAACCTTTACCCGGCAAGCGCCTCCATTGGATAGTAACAATCAACCTATGGATCTTTTTTGCGCTGGTCACTCCTTCCGCCCTGATGGTCTGTTACTGGTTGCAGGTGGAACTTTGCGCTATGACCCATTTTATGGTTCACCCTATGCTCTGATGTTTGATCCCATTGCTGAGAAATGGGTCAAGATACTATCAATGAATAATGGTCGCTGGTATCCTACTGTGTTAACACTAGGCAGCGGTCGAGTCTTAGCAGTGTCTGGGCCGGATAAAGATGGCAAGCTCAATATACAACCAGAAATTTATTCTGCTTTCTTTCCAAATGGTTGGAACGCTTTTCCAACAACTAGTGCCTTACCCCCATACGCCCATCTGTTTCTACTAAGTAGTGGAAAAATTTTTTATTCAGGTGCTCAGATGGGTCCCACTCAAGTGACACCAAGGATATTAACCCTACCAGAGGCATTTACACAATCCATTACAGAAACAGTGGTGACAGGGCTGCAAGACATAGCTTTTGGCGATCAAGCTGCCAGTCTGCTTTTACCACCTGCACAAGATCAAAAGGTGATGATTCTCGGTGGGGGTAGTGGTAAGACAGCAACAAAGAGGGTAAATATTGTCGATTTAAAAGCTAGTAATCCAACTTACGTAGCAGCAAAGCCTTTAAACTATGCCCGGATGCATCACAGCGCAGTTATATTGCCCGATCGCACAGTGTTTGTTTGCAATGGTAGCCAAATGAATGAGGACACAACAAAATCAATGCTGCCAGCAGAAATCTACAATCCAGCTACAAATACCTGGACAGTAGTAGCGAAACAAACTGTCCCCCGCGTATATCACTCGGTGGCCTTGCTGTTACCAGATGGTAGGGTCATAGCCGCTGGGGGAAACCCTCAACGGACGGTCAATGAACTGCGATTAGAAATCTACAGTCCTGCGTATATGTCGCGATCGCGTCCAGTTATTCAGAGCGCTCCTCAAATATTGACCTATCGGCAGGAATTTACGATTCAGACACCCCAGGCTGCGAATATTAAATGGGTTAGTTTTATTAGACCAATGGCAAGTACCCATTCCTGCGATACAGAACAAAGGTTAGTGGATGCACCCATTATTTCTAGAAACGCTACTTCTCTTAGGGTCACGGTCATAAACAATCGAAACATCGCACCCCCAGGCTGGTACATGCTTTTTATTAGTGACAACAATGGAACACCCTCAGTAGCAACCTGGGCGCAAATATATTAG
- a CDS encoding pentapeptide repeat-containing protein, with amino-acid sequence MKADQLLKNYAAGVRDFTGVNLSEVNLREANLSGVILDRAILDGANLSHANLAHASLIEADLNGADLSNADLSGSNLSGAILDGAILDGAAMEGANLSQADLTVAKLIETNLSEADLQEANLIAANLDGADLSGADLTVADLSQANLTQADLSQTNLSGANLSGANIEGTILDEHL; translated from the coding sequence ATGAAAGCAGATCAACTTCTGAAAAACTATGCCGCAGGTGTCAGAGACTTTACTGGCGTCAACTTGAGCGAGGTCAATTTAAGAGAAGCCAATCTCAGTGGTGTAATTTTAGATCGAGCAATTTTAGATGGAGCTAATCTGAGTCACGCTAATTTAGCCCACGCCAGTTTGATTGAGGCAGACTTAAATGGGGCAGATTTGAGCAATGCGGATCTCAGTGGTAGCAACTTAAGCGGAGCAATTTTGGATGGAGCTATCTTGGATGGAGCAGCAATGGAAGGAGCTAATTTGAGTCAGGCTGATTTGACGGTTGCGAAATTGATTGAAACTAACTTGAGTGAAGCGGATTTGCAGGAAGCAAACTTGATAGCGGCGAATCTCGATGGAGCGGATTTAAGTGGCGCAGACTTAACTGTAGCTGACTTATCCCAGGCAAATCTCACTCAAGCAGATTTGAGCCAGACAAATTTGAGTGGAGCAAATTTGTCTGGAGCCAATATAGAAGGAACTATTTTGGATGAGCATCTTTAA
- a CDS encoding RNA-binding protein, whose product MSIYVGNLSYEVTQDDLNSVFAEHGTVKRVQLPTDRETGRPRGFAFVEMGTEAEETAAIDALDGAEWMGRDLKVNKAKPKEDRGGSFGGGDRRGGGGGGYNRSRY is encoded by the coding sequence ATGTCAATTTATGTAGGTAATCTATCCTACGAGGTCACACAAGATGACCTCAATTCTGTGTTTGCCGAACACGGTACTGTAAAGCGGGTTCAGTTACCTACTGACCGTGAAACAGGACGTCCACGCGGCTTTGCCTTTGTAGAGATGGGCACAGAAGCTGAAGAAACAGCTGCCATTGACGCTCTTGATGGAGCTGAGTGGATGGGACGCGACCTCAAAGTCAATAAGGCTAAACCAAAAGAAGATAGAGGTGGTTCTTTTGGTGGTGGCGATCGCCGCGGCGGTGGTGGTGGTGGATACAATAGATCACGCTACTAA
- a CDS encoding DUF1565 domain-containing protein, translated as MVNSTLVVTLYVNPMTGNDSNTGSRLSPFKSLTRALKVTKILTIIHLESGTYNAASGEVFPLIVPGGVTVVGNEANKGAGIVISGSGEYQSPSFGIQNITLLLVDNANLLGVTVTNPSAKGAGIWIESAAPTLSNNTLSNCGREGVFTTGTAKPAILHNVFVQNTASGLVMAGHSQGEVRRNVFQKNPLGIAISDFAAPTIANNKLSENRTAIALSRNAQPVLRQNLIAKNTQGGLLVNGNAVPDLGNSEDPGDNIFREHSEFDLYNATTQKLVSVGNQLNLSLVKGLVELLPNNRVTVNTSPSDRSTDQKPLLSPCPLVPLSPPPASPELDGHWAEPFIQALARMDLTHAFADGSYQPDKPMTRAQYAALVAIAFNPFPKIPYPDFTDVPKDFWAYSAIQIAASGGFVGGFSDRTFRPDQSVQRLQVIVSLVNGLGLPAVDRDVLEIYSDRHTIPDYAQTAVATATQQGIVVNYPDPKVLAPLRLATYAEVAAMVYQALVAIGRTSAIKSVYVGLHSRS; from the coding sequence ATGGTGAACTCTACCCTCGTCGTCACGCTCTATGTCAACCCTATGACAGGGAATGATAGCAATACTGGTTCACGGTTGAGTCCATTTAAAAGCCTCACCCGTGCTTTAAAAGTAACCAAAATCCTGACGATAATTCATCTGGAGTCGGGGACTTATAACGCTGCTAGTGGCGAGGTATTTCCACTAATCGTCCCTGGAGGGGTGACAGTGGTGGGTAATGAAGCTAACAAAGGTGCAGGGATTGTAATTTCCGGGAGTGGTGAGTATCAAAGTCCCAGTTTTGGTATACAAAATATTACGCTGCTCTTGGTAGATAATGCCAATCTTTTAGGTGTAACTGTCACTAATCCCTCAGCCAAAGGTGCTGGTATCTGGATTGAATCGGCTGCACCTACTTTAAGTAACAATACTCTGAGCAACTGTGGGCGGGAAGGTGTGTTTACCACTGGGACTGCCAAACCCGCAATTTTACATAACGTATTTGTGCAAAATACTGCTAGCGGGTTAGTAATGGCAGGTCATAGCCAGGGAGAGGTGCGGCGGAATGTCTTTCAAAAAAACCCTTTAGGCATAGCAATTAGTGATTTTGCTGCTCCAACGATCGCCAATAACAAATTATCAGAAAATCGCACGGCGATCGCACTTTCTCGCAATGCCCAACCTGTGCTACGTCAAAATCTGATTGCGAAAAATACCCAAGGTGGTTTATTAGTCAATGGCAATGCAGTCCCAGATTTAGGTAATAGCGAAGATCCAGGTGATAATATTTTTCGGGAGCATAGTGAATTTGATTTATATAATGCCACTACACAAAAGCTAGTTTCCGTAGGTAATCAATTAAATCTGTCTCTAGTCAAGGGCTTGGTAGAATTACTCCCAAACAATCGAGTAACGGTTAACACCAGTCCCTCTGATAGATCGACAGATCAAAAACCCCTCTTGTCCCCTTGTCCCCTTGTCCCCTTGTCTCCCCCTCCCGCCTCTCCCGAACTAGATGGACATTGGGCAGAACCATTTATTCAGGCATTAGCGAGGATGGATTTAACTCATGCTTTTGCCGATGGTAGCTACCAGCCAGATAAACCGATGACTCGCGCCCAATATGCAGCTTTGGTGGCGATCGCTTTTAACCCATTTCCCAAAATCCCATATCCTGATTTTACGGATGTACCCAAGGATTTTTGGGCTTATAGCGCTATTCAAATCGCGGCTAGCGGTGGTTTTGTTGGCGGATTTAGCGATCGCACTTTCCGCCCCGATCAAAGTGTGCAGCGGCTACAGGTGATTGTCTCCCTAGTAAACGGACTGGGACTACCAGCTGTTGATCGTGATGTTTTAGAAATATATAGCGATCGTCATACCATTCCCGACTACGCCCAAACAGCCGTTGCCACTGCTACACAACAAGGAATAGTTGTCAACTATCCAGATCCAAAAGTGCTTGCACCTTTACGTTTGGCAACATACGCCGAAGTTGCAGCGATGGTTTATCAAGCATTAGTCGCCATTGGGCGAACATCTGCGATTAAATCAGTCTATGTAGGGTTGCATTCTAGAAGTTGA
- a CDS encoding serine hydrolase, with protein MSESSGELTAFSRRQPLNRRQQPQKVQKVVKKRVKANSQQQTTNGQEGVLTRPKNQISPPPISGATRRVKSGLVMPTAVKPIPSVKGKIPPFRPGAVMVKTVRMEKPKTGRRSSRKTQLKPMAKTVLYVLRLLIVGIGMGAIVGTVLSVLDPANRISTNSASQSNNNVNNVVRSQPQPTQTPPTAASSLYLSQEITSLKNAVQNLAATNPNLTPGIFLVDLDTGNYVDVNGSTSFPAASTIKVPILIAFFQDVDAGKIRLDEMLTMQQDMVAGGSGNLQYKPAGTQYAALEVVTKMITISDNTATNMLIARLGGIDALNQRFRSWGLTATTIRNQLPDLQGTNTTNPKELANLMAIVSQGNLVSMPSRDLMLDILRRTQRDTLLPSGLGTGARAYHKTGDIGTMLADTGLIVVPTGKRYIASVMVQRPVNDPRAEKLISSISRAAYQEFSQNPVTPNTTTNTLPANGYQPQVANPALPNGTTGTAPMSIYQPPVVTPVPNGMASTVPTNGYQPQVANPQYYPQR; from the coding sequence GTGTCAGAATCAAGTGGCGAACTAACAGCTTTCTCGCGGCGTCAACCCTTAAATCGCCGCCAGCAGCCACAAAAAGTTCAAAAAGTGGTCAAAAAGAGAGTTAAAGCTAACAGTCAGCAGCAAACTACAAATGGGCAAGAAGGGGTACTAACACGCCCAAAAAATCAAATTAGTCCTCCCCCGATCTCTGGCGCTACACGTAGAGTAAAATCGGGGTTAGTTATGCCAACGGCAGTAAAACCAATACCTAGTGTAAAGGGAAAAATTCCTCCCTTCCGACCGGGTGCTGTAATGGTTAAAACAGTGCGGATGGAAAAGCCAAAAACAGGCAGACGCTCATCGCGAAAAACCCAGTTAAAGCCAATGGCCAAAACCGTATTGTATGTTTTGCGGTTATTGATTGTGGGTATTGGGATGGGTGCAATTGTGGGCACTGTATTGTCAGTATTAGACCCAGCCAATCGCATCAGCACAAATTCGGCGTCGCAATCTAATAATAATGTTAATAATGTGGTGCGATCGCAGCCACAACCTACCCAAACTCCCCCAACCGCAGCTTCGAGTCTATACCTGTCTCAAGAAATTACCTCTTTGAAAAATGCCGTGCAAAATTTGGCGGCTACTAACCCAAATCTCACACCTGGAATTTTCTTAGTAGATTTAGATACTGGTAATTATGTAGATGTCAATGGCTCTACCAGTTTTCCGGCGGCTAGCACGATTAAAGTGCCGATTTTGATTGCCTTTTTCCAGGATGTAGACGCGGGGAAGATTCGCCTAGATGAAATGCTGACCATGCAACAAGATATGGTAGCTGGCGGTTCGGGAAATCTGCAATACAAACCAGCGGGAACTCAGTACGCTGCTTTGGAAGTCGTCACTAAAATGATTACAATCAGCGACAACACGGCGACAAATATGCTGATTGCCCGATTGGGAGGAATAGACGCTTTAAACCAGCGTTTCCGTAGTTGGGGATTGACAGCCACAACAATTCGTAATCAACTCCCAGATTTGCAAGGGACAAACACTACTAACCCCAAAGAACTAGCGAATTTGATGGCGATTGTGAGTCAAGGAAATTTAGTCAGTATGCCATCACGCGATCTCATGCTTGATATCTTGCGTCGCACCCAAAGAGACACTCTGCTGCCATCAGGTTTGGGAACAGGTGCAAGAGCATACCACAAAACGGGTGATATCGGCACAATGTTGGCAGATACAGGTTTAATTGTTGTTCCAACTGGTAAGCGTTACATAGCCTCTGTCATGGTACAACGTCCAGTAAACGATCCTCGCGCCGAAAAATTGATTAGCTCAATTTCTCGTGCTGCCTACCAAGAGTTTAGCCAAAATCCTGTCACACCAAACACCACTACAAACACTCTACCCGCAAATGGTTATCAGCCCCAGGTTGCGAATCCTGCTTTACCTAACGGTACAACAGGCACTGCGCCCATGAGCATTTATCAGCCTCCTGTTGTTACTCCTGTACCTAACGGCATGGCAAGTACAGTACCCACAAACGGTTATCAGCCCCAAGTTGCGAATCCTCAATATTATCCTCAAAGATAA
- a CDS encoding TldD/PmbA family protein: MPTTLVDAQNLLSDLIARYSKRVDYLMIRLEEAEGTDILLRGDKVETLSEGISIGGHIRACYKGGWGLSCFNQLATIEDRIEEAIAAARMVGDEETLLAPIDPVQAICILPLKGTDPRNIPLSQKKQLCDRYTQLLKSVDRRITTTSVRYGDSAQKVIIATSEGTLIEQSWVDMEMRFAATARNGETVQTGRETTGSRKAYEDLTSLDEQVQGAAQRAIAALSLPSVKGNTYTVVIDPILTGLFVHEAFGHLSEADMAYENPDLLEVMTIGRRFGPEELQIFDGAAPEGHRGSYFYDDEGTPATTTQLIKDGVLVGRLHSRETAGKLEEAPTGNARCLNYHFAPIVRMTNTWIERGKTPVADLFTDIKEGVYARNWLGGMTNGEMFTFSAGEAWMIRNGKIAEPVRDVTLSGNVFQTLADIEALGDDFYWDESGGCGKGGQNGLSVGCGGPSLRIRDVVVGGET; encoded by the coding sequence ATGCCGACTACACTTGTTGACGCACAAAATTTACTTTCTGACCTGATCGCTCGCTACTCTAAGCGTGTAGATTATCTAATGATTCGCCTTGAAGAAGCAGAAGGGACTGATATCTTGTTGCGTGGCGACAAGGTAGAAACTCTCAGTGAAGGCATCTCCATTGGTGGACATATTCGCGCTTGTTATAAAGGCGGATGGGGGTTGAGCTGCTTTAACCAGCTGGCAACAATCGAGGATCGCATAGAAGAAGCGATCGCAGCTGCGCGGATGGTTGGTGATGAAGAAACTTTACTTGCACCCATTGACCCGGTGCAAGCAATATGCATTCTACCTCTAAAAGGTACTGATCCGCGAAACATCCCACTCTCGCAAAAAAAACAATTGTGCGATCGCTATACCCAATTGCTTAAAAGCGTAGATCGCCGAATTACGACTACCTCGGTGCGTTACGGTGACAGCGCCCAAAAAGTCATCATTGCTACTTCAGAAGGTACTTTGATCGAGCAATCTTGGGTGGATATGGAAATGCGCTTTGCCGCCACCGCCAGAAATGGCGAAACCGTACAAACTGGACGGGAAACTACTGGCTCTCGCAAAGCTTACGAAGATTTAACTAGTTTGGATGAACAGGTACAAGGTGCTGCTCAAAGAGCGATCGCTGCTTTATCTCTACCATCGGTCAAAGGCAATACTTACACTGTAGTCATTGACCCAATTCTCACGGGTTTATTCGTCCACGAAGCCTTCGGACATCTTTCTGAGGCTGATATGGCTTACGAAAACCCCGATCTGCTGGAAGTGATGACCATCGGACGGCGGTTTGGCCCAGAAGAACTGCAAATTTTTGATGGTGCGGCTCCAGAAGGACATCGCGGTAGCTATTTTTACGACGATGAAGGCACACCTGCCACTACTACTCAACTAATTAAAGATGGAGTTTTAGTGGGACGTTTACATTCTCGTGAAACTGCTGGCAAATTGGAGGAAGCGCCTACGGGTAACGCCCGCTGTCTTAACTATCACTTTGCTCCCATTGTGCGGATGACAAATACCTGGATTGAACGGGGTAAAACACCAGTTGCAGACTTATTCACCGATATCAAAGAAGGAGTTTATGCCCGTAATTGGTTGGGTGGGATGACGAATGGGGAAATGTTTACCTTTAGTGCTGGGGAAGCGTGGATGATTAGGAACGGCAAAATTGCTGAACCTGTGCGAGATGTGACACTTTCGGGAAATGTATTCCAAACTTTAGCGGATATTGAGGCACTTGGTGATGATTTTTATTGGGATGAATCTGGCGGTTGTGGTAAGGGAGGTCAAAATGGCTTGTCAGTGGGTTGTGGTGGCCCTAGCCTGCGAATTCGAGATGTAGTGGTTGGTGGGGAAACATGA
- a CDS encoding tetratricopeptide repeat protein, giving the protein MQSKNQAVFALIGKSTIVFLPLLLSIGIASGQSAPSPNPALTPAPVLSNSEREELARLRAEKRIQQQVQSDFKSTFSRTTILLDIWLVILSLFPVAVIALLWLLRRVIIREIVDRAMQQVQGMEKLQNQLTTVKQEAEKVIQDAKKINSELEQEATALQQKIKNEQENVSILISDLDLNKVQVLSRLEAELKKSQENIENLESKFALGLSKLEFDAQQQKDIALENLGKLASAIAEELSKLKLGVQQQQELAVADVEISKSEFTSQLSGWQSDAQQQKDIIFESLTKLQAEFVEKLSELHVDAQQQKEIAVNNLGIFDRQLKSQLSELQVDAQEQKNKILASLEVLQSEFKLQLSELQVDAQKSKELIIENLEKSGSEFSSQFSELQWNAQQQKILILEKLERLETEFVSQLSELQLDAQERKDLILQELTEITPESILEVVNFEVEQEIQEQPQQPEFTADEYVKQGDDLFSQRRYEDAIAAYNQAVKIQPDEPVSWLKRGLTLGRLKRYQDAIASYDKAIAIQPDYHQAWCDQGVAFGNLQQHQQAFASFDKATQIKPDDAVAWLNRGLSLVALEQYEEAIVSFEKALEFQPNSPKIWDKHGYTLVRLGRDDEAIASFNKALEIKPDYASAYYNKAACYALQRQVDRSLLTLQQAIELNPRYKEDAASDLDFDDIADDERFKLLVAE; this is encoded by the coding sequence ATGCAGAGCAAAAATCAAGCTGTTTTCGCTTTAATTGGAAAAAGTACTATTGTATTTTTACCCTTATTGTTATCCATTGGAATCGCCAGTGGACAATCTGCACCATCACCCAACCCAGCACTAACTCCGGCTCCGGTGTTATCGAATTCAGAACGGGAAGAGTTAGCACGACTACGAGCAGAAAAACGAATTCAACAGCAAGTCCAATCTGATTTTAAAAGCACTTTTAGCCGCACAACTATATTACTAGATATTTGGCTAGTTATACTAAGTCTTTTTCCAGTCGCAGTCATTGCTTTGTTATGGCTGTTGCGACGGGTGATAATTCGGGAAATTGTTGATAGGGCAATGCAACAAGTCCAGGGAATGGAAAAATTACAAAATCAGCTAACCACCGTTAAACAAGAAGCTGAAAAGGTTATTCAAGATGCGAAAAAAATAAATTCTGAATTAGAACAGGAAGCAACTGCTTTACAACAAAAAATTAAAAATGAACAAGAAAATGTATCTATTCTGATATCCGATCTGGATTTAAATAAAGTACAGGTATTAAGTAGATTAGAAGCGGAACTAAAAAAATCTCAAGAAAATATAGAAAATTTAGAGTCAAAATTTGCGTTGGGGTTATCTAAGTTAGAGTTTGATGCTCAACAACAAAAAGATATAGCACTGGAAAATTTAGGAAAATTAGCATCTGCGATCGCAGAAGAACTATCTAAGTTAAAGTTAGGTGTGCAACAACAGCAAGAACTAGCCGTTGCTGATGTAGAAATATCAAAGTCTGAGTTCACATCTCAACTTTCTGGATGGCAGTCTGATGCTCAACAGCAAAAAGATATAATTTTTGAAAGTTTAACAAAATTACAGGCAGAATTTGTAGAAAAGTTATCCGAATTACACGTTGATGCTCAACAGCAAAAAGAGATTGCCGTTAACAATTTAGGTATATTTGATCGGCAACTTAAATCTCAATTATCTGAATTACAGGTAGATGCTCAAGAACAAAAAAATAAAATTCTTGCGAGTTTAGAAGTATTGCAGTCAGAATTTAAATTGCAATTATCTGAATTACAAGTCGATGCTCAAAAATCTAAAGAGCTAATCATTGAGAATTTAGAAAAATCTGGTTCTGAGTTTAGTTCGCAATTCTCAGAATTACAATGGAATGCTCAACAACAAAAAATTCTCATTTTAGAGAAGTTAGAAAGATTAGAAACTGAGTTTGTCTCTCAACTCTCTGAGTTACAATTGGATGCCCAAGAAAGAAAGGATCTAATTCTTCAAGAACTAACTGAAATTACGCCGGAATCGATTCTAGAAGTGGTGAATTTTGAAGTTGAGCAAGAAATACAGGAACAGCCGCAACAACCGGAATTCACTGCTGATGAGTATGTAAAACAGGGAGACGATCTGTTTTCTCAAAGGCGCTATGAAGATGCGATCGCAGCTTACAATCAAGCAGTGAAAATCCAACCTGATGAACCTGTGAGTTGGTTAAAACGTGGTTTAACTTTGGGAAGGTTGAAACGCTACCAAGATGCGATCGCATCTTATGATAAAGCGATTGCAATTCAGCCAGATTATCATCAAGCTTGGTGCGATCAGGGCGTTGCTTTTGGAAATTTACAACAACATCAGCAAGCCTTTGCCTCATTTGACAAAGCTACACAAATCAAACCTGACGATGCCGTTGCCTGGTTAAATCGCGGTCTTTCCCTAGTAGCATTAGAACAATACGAAGAGGCAATCGTCTCCTTTGAGAAAGCCCTGGAATTCCAACCCAATTCTCCCAAAATCTGGGATAAACACGGTTATACATTGGTAAGATTGGGACGCGATGATGAAGCGATCGCTAGTTTTAACAAAGCCTTAGAAATTAAGCCAGATTATGCCAGTGCTTATTACAACAAAGCAGCCTGTTACGCACTGCAAAGACAAGTTGACCGATCTCTGTTAACTTTACAACAAGCGATTGAACTGAATCCCAGGTATAAAGAAGACGCAGCAAGTGACCTCGATTTTGATGATATTGCCGACGATGAGCGCTTTAAGTTGTTAGTTGCAGAATAA
- a CDS encoding peroxiredoxin produces MSLTYGTEGSLRVGQQAPDFAATAVVDQEFKTIKLSDYRGKYVVLFFYPLDFTFVCPTEITAFSDRYEEFKKINTEVLGASVDSEFSHLAWIQTDRKSGGVGDLNYPLVSDIKKEISAAYNVLDPAAGIALRGLFIIDKDGIIQHATINNLAFGRSVDETLRTLQAIQYVQSHPDEVCPAGWQPGDKTMNPDPVKSKVYFSAV; encoded by the coding sequence ATGTCCCTTACTTACGGAACCGAAGGAAGCCTCCGCGTTGGTCAACAAGCTCCCGATTTCGCAGCAACGGCTGTGGTAGATCAGGAATTTAAGACAATCAAACTTTCCGATTATCGCGGTAAGTATGTTGTTCTGTTTTTCTACCCACTAGACTTTACCTTTGTTTGTCCTACTGAAATCACAGCATTTAGCGATCGCTACGAAGAATTCAAGAAAATCAATACCGAAGTCCTTGGGGCTTCCGTTGACAGTGAATTCTCTCACCTCGCTTGGATTCAAACAGATCGTAAGTCTGGTGGCGTCGGCGACCTGAATTATCCTCTAGTCTCCGACATCAAGAAAGAGATCAGCGCCGCTTACAACGTTCTTGACCCAGCAGCAGGCATTGCCTTGCGTGGTCTGTTCATCATCGATAAAGATGGTATCATACAGCACGCCACCATTAACAATCTAGCTTTTGGTCGTAGCGTTGATGAAACCCTGCGGACATTACAAGCAATTCAGTATGTTCAGTCTCACCCCGACGAAGTTTGCCCAGCTGGTTGGCAACCTGGTGACAAGACCATGAATCCTGACCCAGTGAAGTCTAAAGTCTACTTCTCTGCTGTCTAA
- a CDS encoding peroxiredoxin: MLTSTDFSGLLNERFFRNFLPVPASNQLRLGVGTPDFQLPDITNGTLVKLSDYKGKQPVLLAFTRIFTEKQYCPFCFPHIKALNENYEQFKNRGIEVLMITSTDERQSQIVVKDLGLQMPLLSDPSCRVFRTYQAGQALGAPLPAQFVLDKEGKLRYWHLFSFLDHNASIETLLEQFN, translated from the coding sequence ATGTTGACTTCAACTGACTTTAGTGGCTTATTAAATGAGCGATTCTTCCGCAATTTTTTACCAGTTCCAGCTAGCAATCAACTCAGATTGGGAGTGGGAACACCTGATTTTCAACTGCCAGATATTACCAACGGAACTTTAGTAAAGTTGTCTGATTATAAAGGCAAACAACCAGTGTTACTCGCCTTTACTCGCATTTTTACCGAAAAGCAATATTGCCCTTTTTGTTTTCCGCACATCAAAGCTTTGAATGAAAATTACGAACAATTTAAAAATCGTGGTATAGAAGTTTTAATGATTACTAGTACCGATGAAAGGCAGAGTCAAATAGTTGTCAAAGATTTAGGCTTACAAATGCCACTATTGAGCGATCCTAGTTGTCGAGTATTTCGTACATATCAAGCAGGACAAGCGCTGGGAGCGCCTTTGCCAGCACAGTTTGTATTAGACAAAGAAGGAAAACTGCGCTACTGGCATTTATTTTCTTTTTTGGATCACAATGCTAGTATTGAGACATTGTTAGAACAATTCAATTGA